The proteins below are encoded in one region of Nocardioides marmorisolisilvae:
- a CDS encoding COG4705 family protein, with the protein MSAHKSVSTTDLSYAAAKVPAITVVFWVIKVLTTGMGEAASDYLGNTNLALAGVVGVGGLVLSLRWQLRTTRYQAAAYWSAVAMVAVFGTMAADLVHVILGVPYVASTTFYGIVLAVVLVLWYRSEGTLSIHSITTRRRELFYWATVLASFALGTAAGDLTAASLHMGFFRSGLLFGAMILVPLVAWWRFGLNEVTAFWTAYILTRPLGASFADWFGKPPRITGLGYGDGTVTWILVAAIVVLVGWVATTEHGVQSASVGEPDLETEPA; encoded by the coding sequence GTGTCCGCCCACAAGAGTGTCTCCACCACCGACCTGTCCTACGCCGCCGCCAAGGTGCCGGCGATCACCGTCGTCTTCTGGGTGATCAAGGTCCTCACGACCGGGATGGGGGAGGCGGCGTCGGACTACCTCGGCAACACCAACCTCGCGCTCGCCGGCGTGGTCGGGGTGGGCGGGCTGGTGCTGAGCCTGCGCTGGCAGTTGCGGACCACCCGGTACCAAGCGGCGGCGTACTGGTCCGCGGTCGCCATGGTGGCCGTCTTCGGGACCATGGCCGCTGACCTGGTGCATGTGATCCTGGGGGTGCCCTACGTCGCCTCGACCACCTTCTACGGCATCGTCCTCGCGGTGGTGCTCGTCCTCTGGTACCGCTCCGAGGGCACCTTGTCGATCCACTCGATCACCACCCGCCGCCGCGAGCTGTTCTATTGGGCCACGGTGCTGGCCAGCTTCGCGCTCGGCACCGCCGCCGGCGACCTGACCGCCGCTTCGCTGCACATGGGCTTCTTCAGGTCCGGCCTGCTGTTCGGCGCGATGATCCTGGTCCCGCTGGTCGCGTGGTGGCGCTTCGGCCTCAACGAGGTGACCGCCTTCTGGACGGCCTACATCCTGACCCGGCCGCTGGGTGCGTCGTTCGCCGACTGGTTCGGCAAGCCGCCGCGGATCACCGGCCTGGGGTACGGCGACGGCACCGTCACCTGGATCCTGGTGGCGGCGATCGTGGTGCTGGTCGGCTGGGTGGCGACGACCGAGCACGGCGTTCAGAGCGCCTCGGTCGGCGAGCCGGATCTGGAGACCGAGCCGGCCTGA
- a CDS encoding IS1380 family transposase, with product MTKSCTLDRIRVTADDENGVSDAGLLIAATLGDRLGLGPLLREHLTVPGSAGANPDRKCLTLIHSLLAGGDCIEDVNALRAGSTGAVLGHKVAASSTVGTFLRSFGFGHARQLDAVTRRLLARAVTAGAHPGFSESVTVDIDSTLCETYGLKKDGARGVMRTGLRGYHPLLAVIAGTPDIAGVVAHARMRRGRSSDSTSAPVFIKETISRLRSAGAAGEIVLRADSGFYLSDVVTACRNNDVRFSITARMIGSAVKDKIAAIAESEWTPIDYFLPGAGVAEFTFIPFASGPRGKLLAERGEIHPVRLIVRRTPLTDAQAINRGQDPDQPALFPIYDYHPMITDRTGEIVEIEADHRRHAEVELTIRDLKHDMAMNHFPTKSFGGNAAWLILNTIAHNLTRWATRLGLATAPVMTKKIRRRIYNVTGRLVRTGRRLVLRLPRRWPWAALITAAIERLRALPAASG from the coding sequence GTGACGAAGTCTTGCACGCTCGACCGCATCCGGGTGACAGCCGATGATGAGAACGGCGTGTCCGACGCCGGACTCCTGATCGCGGCCACCCTGGGGGACCGGCTCGGGCTCGGTCCGTTGCTGCGTGAACACCTCACCGTCCCGGGCAGCGCTGGCGCGAACCCGGACCGGAAGTGCCTGACGTTGATCCATTCGCTCCTGGCGGGTGGGGACTGCATCGAGGACGTCAACGCCCTACGGGCCGGGTCCACTGGCGCGGTCCTGGGGCACAAGGTCGCCGCCTCCTCGACGGTCGGCACCTTCCTACGCTCGTTCGGGTTCGGCCACGCCCGCCAACTCGACGCCGTGACTCGGCGCCTGCTCGCCCGCGCCGTCACCGCCGGCGCACATCCCGGATTCAGCGAGTCGGTCACGGTCGACATCGACTCCACCCTCTGCGAGACCTACGGGTTGAAGAAGGACGGTGCTCGCGGCGTGATGCGCACCGGGCTGCGGGGCTATCACCCGCTGCTCGCCGTTATCGCGGGAACACCTGACATCGCCGGCGTCGTGGCACACGCCCGGATGCGTCGGGGCCGGTCGAGCGACTCCACCAGCGCACCGGTGTTCATCAAGGAGACCATCAGCCGACTCCGCAGCGCGGGCGCGGCCGGTGAGATCGTGCTCCGCGCCGACTCGGGGTTCTACCTGTCCGATGTGGTCACCGCCTGCCGCAACAACGACGTGCGCTTCTCCATCACCGCTCGCATGATCGGCTCCGCTGTGAAGGACAAGATCGCAGCGATCGCCGAATCCGAGTGGACCCCGATCGACTACTTCCTGCCCGGAGCCGGGGTCGCGGAATTCACCTTCATCCCGTTCGCGAGCGGTCCCCGCGGCAAGCTGCTGGCCGAGCGCGGCGAAATCCATCCCGTCCGGCTGATCGTGCGTCGCACCCCACTCACCGACGCTCAAGCAATCAACCGCGGCCAGGACCCCGATCAACCAGCGCTGTTCCCGATCTACGACTACCACCCGATGATCACCGACCGAACCGGCGAGATCGTCGAGATCGAGGCCGACCACCGCCGCCACGCCGAGGTCGAGCTCACTATCCGCGACCTCAAGCACGACATGGCGATGAACCACTTCCCGACCAAGAGCTTCGGCGGGAACGCAGCCTGGCTGATCCTCAACACCATCGCCCACAACCTCACCCGATGGGCAACCCGGCTCGGCCTGGCCACCGCACCGGTGATGACCAAGAAGATCCGCCGCCGGATCTACAACGTCACCGGCCGCCTGGTCCGCACCGGGCGACGACTTGTCCTGCGCCTACCCCGCCGATGGCCTTGGGCCGCACTGATCACCGCTGCCATCGAACGGCTACGCGCCCTACCAGCCGCCAGCGGCTGA
- a CDS encoding NAD(P)/FAD-dependent oxidoreductase produces the protein MSAQRVVVVGAGMVGLSTAWFLQREGVEVTVVDKYDVAAGSSWGNAGWLSPALTLPLPEPAILSTGIRAALSPKSPVYVPLTANPRLLRFLTGFARHCTDRHWQQAMGVFNRANAVALDAYDELTGSTRSPVAAPTKPATPFLAAFASESDRAVLVEEFRRVNEAGGSVDHTLLDRDAVHALEPALGAGVDCGISLAGQRYINPGDFVHALADAVKHAGGEILTGREVADVVQHGSRAVVRFADTTEIEADAVVVATGTWLGGLARRHGVRTLVQAGRGYSFTVRPEQAPANPIYLPTQRVACTPLGGPGDGLRVAGMMEFRKPGAPLDPRRIAAIVDAAKPMFAGVDWSARTDEWVGSRPCTADGLPLVGRTRSDRVYVAGGHGMWGIALGPLTGRLLADQLVHGRTDDLLRSFDPLR, from the coding sequence ATGAGTGCACAGCGCGTGGTCGTGGTCGGTGCCGGCATGGTGGGGCTCTCCACCGCCTGGTTCCTGCAACGCGAGGGAGTCGAGGTCACGGTCGTCGACAAGTACGACGTGGCGGCGGGCTCGTCCTGGGGCAACGCGGGATGGCTCTCCCCCGCGCTCACCCTGCCGCTGCCCGAGCCGGCGATCCTGTCCACCGGCATCCGGGCCGCGCTGAGCCCGAAGTCACCGGTCTACGTCCCGCTCACCGCGAACCCTCGCCTGCTGCGCTTCCTCACCGGATTCGCCCGGCACTGCACCGACCGGCACTGGCAGCAGGCGATGGGCGTGTTCAACCGGGCCAACGCCGTCGCCCTCGACGCCTACGACGAGCTGACCGGCTCGACCCGGTCGCCGGTGGCAGCCCCCACCAAGCCCGCCACGCCGTTCCTGGCGGCGTTCGCGTCCGAGTCCGACCGGGCGGTGCTGGTCGAGGAGTTCCGGCGGGTCAACGAGGCCGGCGGCTCCGTCGACCACACCCTCCTGGACCGTGACGCCGTGCACGCTCTTGAGCCCGCGCTCGGCGCCGGAGTGGACTGCGGGATCAGCCTCGCCGGGCAGCGGTACATCAACCCGGGCGACTTCGTGCACGCGCTCGCCGACGCCGTCAAGCACGCCGGCGGCGAGATCCTCACCGGCCGCGAGGTGGCCGACGTGGTGCAGCACGGCAGCCGCGCCGTCGTCCGGTTCGCCGACACCACCGAGATCGAGGCGGATGCCGTCGTGGTGGCCACCGGCACCTGGCTGGGTGGTCTGGCCCGCCGGCACGGCGTCCGCACCCTGGTGCAGGCGGGCCGCGGCTACAGCTTCACCGTCCGTCCCGAGCAGGCACCGGCGAACCCGATCTACCTGCCCACCCAGCGCGTCGCCTGCACCCCGCTCGGCGGCCCCGGGGACGGACTGCGGGTCGCAGGGATGATGGAGTTCCGCAAGCCCGGCGCACCCCTCGACCCGCGGCGGATCGCGGCGATCGTGGACGCCGCGAAGCCGATGTTCGCCGGAGTCGACTGGTCCGCGCGCACCGACGAGTGGGTCGGGTCCCGGCCGTGCACAGCCGACGGGCTCCCGCTGGTCGGCCGCACCCGCTCGGACCGGGTGTACGTCGCGGGCGGCCACGGCATGTGGGGCATCGCGCTCGGCCCGCTGACCGGTCGGCTGCTCGCCGACCAGCTCGTCCACGGCCGCACCGACGACCTGCTGCGGTCCTTCGACCCGCTGCGCTGA
- a CDS encoding PucR family transcriptional regulator yields MAESGDLFELAQDLSRLVGCPVTIEDRDTIVIAYAGEHQDVDAARVETILNRQVPVRYRTAIAEAGVFDQLRDTDDVIVVDLPELQMAARAVVALRSEGELLGSVWAALGRAPTPEEAAALRSAAPVIARQVLLARRRADRVARERDDLVADLLRGGETAVQAAEQTGLGDRLVVVAVRGEDPDAASRLAGALTLNLSAVAPRSACALQDDTLYCVLPADAGRRVMGDFLTRLRAGRAVVAGLGEPVAAIDLPHSRAVADDVARALLRRGDTGRVAGLTEVFADVLVDRVRGFLSTHRAASPLAALERYDAAHDTGLVAAVDAWLASAGNVAVAAESLHVHTNTVRNRLHRARESCGIDVEDPATRLALMVHLAARRTR; encoded by the coding sequence ATGGCCGAGAGCGGTGACCTCTTCGAGCTGGCCCAGGACCTTTCCCGGCTGGTGGGCTGCCCGGTCACGATCGAGGACCGCGACACCATCGTGATCGCGTACGCCGGCGAGCACCAGGATGTCGACGCCGCCCGGGTCGAGACCATCCTCAACCGCCAGGTGCCGGTGCGCTACCGGACCGCGATCGCCGAGGCCGGCGTCTTCGACCAGCTGCGCGACACCGACGACGTCATCGTGGTGGACCTGCCCGAGCTGCAGATGGCCGCACGTGCCGTGGTGGCGCTGCGCAGTGAGGGCGAGCTCCTCGGCTCGGTGTGGGCCGCGCTCGGCCGGGCGCCCACCCCCGAGGAGGCCGCGGCGCTGAGGTCGGCTGCGCCGGTGATCGCGAGGCAGGTGCTGCTGGCCCGCCGTCGTGCCGACCGGGTCGCCCGCGAGCGTGACGACCTCGTCGCGGACCTGCTCCGCGGTGGGGAGACCGCCGTGCAGGCGGCCGAGCAGACCGGCCTGGGCGACCGGCTCGTCGTGGTCGCGGTGCGCGGCGAGGATCCCGACGCCGCGAGCCGGCTCGCGGGTGCGCTGACCCTGAACCTGAGTGCGGTCGCGCCGCGGTCGGCCTGCGCGCTGCAGGACGACACCCTCTACTGTGTGCTGCCCGCCGACGCCGGTCGGCGGGTGATGGGCGACTTCCTCACCCGACTACGTGCCGGGCGCGCCGTGGTCGCCGGGTTGGGCGAGCCGGTCGCTGCGATCGACCTGCCGCACTCCCGCGCGGTCGCCGACGACGTCGCGCGCGCGCTGCTCCGCCGCGGTGACACCGGCCGGGTGGCCGGCCTGACCGAGGTGTTCGCGGACGTCCTCGTCGACCGGGTCCGCGGGTTCTTGTCCACCCATCGCGCGGCCAGCCCGCTCGCGGCCCTCGAGCGGTACGACGCCGCCCACGACACCGGCCTGGTGGCGGCCGTCGACGCATGGCTCGCCTCGGCCGGCAACGTCGCGGTCGCGGCCGAGTCGCTGCACGTGCACACCAACACGGTCCGCAACCGGCTGCACCGCGCCCGGGAGTCATGTGGGATCGACGTCGAGGACCCGGCCACCCGGCTGGCGCTGATGGTGCACCTGGCCGCTCGCCGTACCCGCTGA
- a CDS encoding MOSC domain-containing protein, with protein sequence MAAGPARQVGRVTALARYPVKSMAGERLDRVDVASRGLVGDRAWAAYTADGGIGSGKTTRRFRKVPGLLDLGARLGADDVPWLEIDGVERRVDDPETSAALSERLGQPLALRPEGAVPHHDESPIHLVTTSARRALERSHGGAVDEGRFRANVVLETDGDGYVEHEWVGRDLAIGEVVLRVGPGMPRCVMVDLAHGGAGLPAAPGLLRTIGRVNGLDLGVQASVVRGGVLRLGDSAFVC encoded by the coding sequence ATGGCAGCGGGTCCCGCGAGGCAGGTCGGCCGGGTGACGGCCCTGGCCCGCTACCCGGTGAAGTCGATGGCGGGCGAGCGGCTCGATCGGGTCGACGTCGCGTCGCGAGGGCTGGTGGGGGACCGCGCCTGGGCCGCCTACACCGCCGACGGGGGGATCGGGAGCGGCAAGACCACCCGCCGATTCCGGAAGGTACCGGGCCTGTTGGACCTAGGGGCGCGGCTCGGGGCAGACGACGTCCCATGGCTGGAGATCGACGGGGTCGAGCGACGTGTCGACGACCCGGAGACCTCGGCGGCACTCTCCGAGAGGCTGGGGCAGCCCCTGGCGCTGCGGCCCGAGGGGGCTGTGCCGCACCACGACGAGTCCCCGATCCACCTCGTCACCACGTCCGCACGGCGCGCGCTCGAACGCAGCCACGGCGGCGCGGTCGACGAGGGCCGGTTCCGCGCCAACGTCGTGCTCGAGACGGACGGCGACGGGTACGTCGAGCACGAGTGGGTCGGTCGGGATCTGGCCATCGGCGAGGTGGTGCTCCGGGTCGGCCCGGGGATGCCGCGGTGTGTGATGGTCGACCTCGCCCATGGTGGCGCCGGTCTTCCCGCGGCGCCGGGTCTGCTGCGCACGATCGGCCGCGTCAACGGGCTCGACCTCGGCGTGCAGGCGTCCGTGGTGAGGGGCGGCGTCCTCCGGCTCGGTGACAGCGCCTTCGTCTGCTGA
- a CDS encoding magnesium chelatase, translating to MTETTTPPALHTVGQLRASGHQHRGLRDEIRANLLAMLAAGEDPWPGLHGFESTVIPQLERALIAGHDVVLLGERGQGKTRLLRTLVGLLDEWTPVIEGSELGEHPYEPVTAASRRRVAELGDELPVAWRHREERYAEKLATPDTSVADLIGDVDPMKVAEGRSLGDPETIHFGLIPRSHRGIVAINELPDLAERIQVAMLNVMEERDIQIRGYVLRLPLDVLVVASANPEDYTNRGRIITPLKDRFGAEIRTHYPTRIEDEIAVIRQEAHLVADVPDHLVEILARFTRELRGSNAIDQRSGVSARFAIAGAETVAAAALHRATVRGEPEAVARIVDLETAVDVLGGKVEFETGEEGREAEILEHLLRLATAQTVTAHLAGIDLGLLVQAVENGASVTTGEQVTARDFLAGLPALGESDLYDQVMERLGAHNDGQRAGAVELALEGLFLARRIDKTVPEIRGSGGETVYG from the coding sequence GTGACGGAAACGACCACCCCTCCCGCCCTGCACACCGTCGGCCAGCTGCGTGCCAGCGGTCACCAGCACCGCGGGCTGCGCGACGAGATCCGGGCGAACCTGCTCGCCATGCTGGCCGCCGGCGAGGACCCCTGGCCCGGCCTGCACGGCTTCGAGTCCACCGTCATCCCGCAGCTCGAGCGGGCGCTGATCGCGGGTCATGACGTGGTGCTGCTCGGCGAGCGGGGACAGGGCAAGACCCGGCTGCTGCGCACCCTCGTCGGGCTGCTCGACGAGTGGACCCCGGTCATCGAGGGCAGCGAGCTGGGCGAGCACCCCTACGAGCCCGTCACCGCCGCGTCGAGGCGGCGCGTCGCCGAGCTCGGCGACGAGCTGCCGGTCGCCTGGCGGCATCGCGAGGAGCGGTACGCCGAGAAGCTGGCCACGCCGGACACATCGGTGGCCGACCTGATCGGCGACGTCGACCCGATGAAAGTGGCCGAGGGCCGCTCGCTCGGCGACCCCGAGACGATCCACTTCGGACTGATCCCGCGCAGCCATCGGGGGATCGTCGCGATCAACGAGCTGCCCGATCTCGCCGAGCGCATCCAGGTGGCGATGCTCAACGTGATGGAGGAGCGGGACATCCAGATCCGCGGCTATGTCCTGCGGCTCCCGCTGGACGTGCTCGTGGTCGCCTCGGCCAACCCGGAGGACTACACCAACCGCGGCCGGATCATCACCCCGCTCAAGGACCGCTTCGGTGCCGAGATCCGCACCCACTACCCGACCCGGATCGAGGACGAGATCGCGGTGATCCGTCAGGAGGCACACCTGGTCGCCGACGTACCCGACCACCTCGTGGAGATCCTGGCCCGGTTCACCCGGGAGCTGCGGGGGTCGAACGCGATCGACCAGCGCTCCGGGGTGTCCGCACGGTTCGCGATCGCGGGCGCCGAGACGGTGGCTGCCGCGGCGTTGCACCGGGCCACCGTGCGCGGCGAGCCGGAGGCGGTCGCCCGCATCGTCGACCTCGAGACCGCGGTCGATGTGCTCGGCGGCAAGGTGGAGTTCGAGACCGGCGAGGAGGGCCGCGAGGCCGAGATCCTGGAGCACCTGCTGCGACTCGCCACCGCACAGACCGTCACCGCGCACCTGGCCGGGATCGACCTGGGTCTGCTCGTGCAGGCGGTCGAGAACGGCGCCAGCGTCACCACCGGCGAACAGGTCACCGCTCGAGACTTCCTCGCCGGGCTGCCCGCGCTGGGCGAGTCCGACCTCTACGACCAGGTCATGGAGCGCCTCGGTGCGCACAACGACGGCCAGCGCGCCGGGGCGGTCGAGCTCGCCCTGGAGGGTCTGTTCCTGGCCCGCAGGATCGACAAGACCGTTCCCGAGATCCGTGGGTCCGGTGGGGAGACCGTCTATGGCTGA
- a CDS encoding VWA domain-containing protein: MADPFVGRHRSRYARYTGGPDPLAPPVDLAEALDAIGADVMAGYSPERAMREFLRRGPSRASGQAADRRGLDDLARQVAEKRRELLQRHSLDGTLQQVRELLDHAVLEERKQLARDVAMDDADRSFREMQLGNLPPSTAAAVTELSSYDWQSRQAREDYEQIKDLLGRELLDQRFAGMKQALEGATDEDRARVNAMLTDLNELLEKHALGADTPEDFAQFMDRHGDFFPENPRDVDELLDALAKRSAAAQRMLNSMTPEQREELMQLSQQAFGSPELTEQLARMDANLQALRPGEDWGGSEQFEGQDGLGLGDGTGVLQDLAELDELSEELSQSYGGARLDDLDLDALARQLGDQAAVDARTLQQLERALRDTGYLKRGTDGQLRLSPKAMRQLGRALLRDVATRMSGRQGQRDLRHAGAAGELSGASRPWAFGDTEPWNVTRTITNAIQRTVAEGGSAAGGVRLSIEDVEVHETEARTQAAVALLVDTSFSMAMDGRWVPMKRTALALHQLITSRFRGDALQLIGFGRHAEVMDIEQLTALDAMWAKGTNLHHALLLANRHFRKHPQAQPVLLIVTDGEPTSHLEPDGEVYFGYPPHPLTIAYSVRELDNAGRLGAQVTFFRLGADPGLARFVDSMARRVDGRVVAPELDDLGAAVVGSYLGSRASRVGGAGDHLGDWYTGRGFWVG, translated from the coding sequence ATGGCTGACCCGTTCGTCGGCCGGCACCGGTCCCGCTACGCCCGCTACACCGGCGGGCCGGACCCGCTCGCGCCCCCCGTCGACCTGGCGGAGGCGCTGGACGCCATCGGCGCGGACGTGATGGCCGGCTACTCCCCGGAGCGGGCGATGCGGGAGTTCCTCCGCCGTGGCCCTTCGAGAGCCTCAGGACAAGCGGCCGACCGGCGCGGTCTCGACGATCTGGCCCGCCAGGTCGCGGAGAAGCGTCGGGAGCTGCTCCAGCGGCACTCCCTCGACGGCACCCTGCAGCAGGTTCGCGAGCTGCTGGACCACGCGGTGCTCGAGGAGCGCAAGCAGCTGGCCCGCGACGTCGCGATGGACGACGCCGACCGATCGTTCCGGGAGATGCAGCTGGGCAACCTGCCGCCGTCGACCGCGGCCGCGGTGACCGAGCTGTCGTCGTACGACTGGCAGAGCCGGCAGGCGCGGGAGGACTACGAGCAGATCAAGGACCTGCTCGGCAGGGAGCTGCTCGACCAGCGCTTCGCCGGCATGAAGCAGGCGCTCGAGGGAGCGACCGACGAGGACCGCGCCCGCGTCAACGCGATGCTCACCGACCTCAACGAGCTGCTCGAGAAGCACGCCCTCGGTGCGGACACCCCGGAGGACTTCGCGCAGTTCATGGACCGGCACGGCGACTTCTTCCCGGAGAACCCGCGCGACGTCGACGAGTTGCTCGACGCGCTGGCGAAGCGGTCCGCCGCCGCCCAGCGGATGCTGAACTCGATGACGCCCGAGCAGCGCGAGGAGCTGATGCAGCTGTCTCAGCAGGCGTTCGGATCGCCGGAGCTGACCGAGCAGCTGGCCCGGATGGACGCCAACCTGCAGGCGCTGCGTCCGGGCGAGGACTGGGGAGGCTCGGAGCAGTTCGAGGGCCAGGATGGGCTCGGCCTGGGCGACGGCACCGGTGTGCTGCAGGACCTCGCGGAGCTCGACGAGCTCTCCGAGGAGCTCTCCCAGTCGTACGGCGGCGCCCGGCTGGACGACCTCGACCTCGATGCGCTGGCGCGACAGCTCGGCGACCAGGCTGCCGTCGACGCCCGGACCCTGCAACAGCTCGAGCGCGCCCTGCGCGACACCGGGTACCTCAAGAGGGGCACCGACGGGCAGCTGCGGCTGTCCCCGAAGGCGATGCGTCAGCTCGGCCGGGCGCTGTTGCGCGATGTGGCCACCCGGATGTCGGGCCGGCAGGGCCAACGGGACCTGCGTCACGCCGGGGCCGCGGGCGAGCTCAGCGGCGCGAGCCGGCCCTGGGCCTTCGGCGACACCGAGCCGTGGAACGTCACCCGGACGATCACCAACGCGATCCAGCGGACCGTGGCTGAGGGCGGCTCCGCAGCGGGCGGCGTACGGCTGTCGATCGAGGACGTCGAGGTCCACGAGACCGAGGCGCGCACCCAGGCCGCGGTGGCGCTGCTCGTGGACACCTCCTTCTCGATGGCGATGGACGGCCGCTGGGTGCCGATGAAGCGCACCGCGTTGGCGCTGCACCAGCTGATCACCTCCCGGTTCCGTGGGGACGCCCTCCAGCTGATCGGCTTCGGGCGGCACGCCGAGGTGATGGACATCGAGCAGCTCACCGCGCTCGACGCGATGTGGGCGAAGGGCACCAACCTGCACCACGCGCTGCTGCTCGCGAACCGGCACTTCCGCAAGCACCCCCAGGCCCAGCCGGTGCTGCTGATCGTGACCGACGGCGAGCCGACCTCCCACCTCGAGCCCGACGGTGAGGTGTACTTCGGCTATCCGCCGCACCCGCTCACGATCGCCTACAGCGTCCGCGAGCTCGACAACGCCGGCCGGCTCGGCGCTCAGGTGACGTTCTTCCGGTTGGGCGCCGATCCCGGGCTGGCCCGGTTCGTCGACTCGATGGCACGGCGCGTGGACGGCCGGGTGGTCGCCCCCGAGCTCGACGACCTCGGCGCCGCCGTGGTGGGCAGCTACCTCGGCTCGCGCGCCTCCCGCGTTGGCGGTGCCGGTGACCACCTCGGCGACTGGTACACGGGACGGGGGTTCTGGGTCGGCTGA
- a CDS encoding MFS transporter, whose protein sequence is MTEQVTTTPWVGPDRPVSRGWTTRFTLVWFGIWMAWLVPIQLVLPDQLDRIDHAHRISDFGWINGGVGVVAIVTLPLFGALCDRTSSRLGRRRVWVLGGVVVFVLGLLLSGLQTDWVALGGCWVLASLGNNAMAAGLTAVIADEVPESQRGMASAAIYGPQAVGILVGLLAVQGLGTMGRFVALALGLLVFSLPFLLGHRDAPPAATAPPLSVRSVARGMWISPRDHPDFAWAFGGRLLVNLGNAFGTTELLFFLRDDLKVPDPDSRLVQLTLVYLVFTVLATYLGGIWSDRTGRRRVFVAVASCLQAVAALLLAALPSWDTAMVGAALLGAGYGAFMSVDQALITAVLPSAEDRAKDLGLMNIGSVLPQALGPLLGGLFITTLGGYPMLFGAAGVITLAGAAMVYRIRSVR, encoded by the coding sequence ATGACCGAGCAGGTGACCACGACGCCCTGGGTGGGGCCCGACCGACCCGTCTCGCGCGGCTGGACCACGCGGTTCACGCTGGTCTGGTTCGGCATCTGGATGGCCTGGCTGGTGCCGATCCAGCTGGTGCTGCCGGACCAGCTGGACCGGATCGACCATGCCCACCGGATCAGCGACTTCGGCTGGATCAACGGCGGGGTCGGCGTGGTCGCGATCGTCACGCTGCCGCTCTTCGGCGCGCTGTGCGACCGGACCAGCTCCCGGCTCGGACGTCGTCGGGTGTGGGTGCTGGGCGGTGTGGTCGTTTTCGTGCTCGGCCTGCTGCTCTCCGGGCTGCAGACCGACTGGGTGGCGCTGGGCGGCTGCTGGGTGCTGGCATCGCTCGGCAACAACGCGATGGCCGCCGGTCTGACCGCGGTGATCGCCGACGAGGTGCCCGAGTCCCAACGCGGAATGGCCTCGGCAGCCATCTACGGCCCGCAGGCGGTGGGCATCCTGGTCGGGCTGCTCGCCGTCCAGGGCCTGGGCACGATGGGTCGCTTCGTCGCGCTCGCCCTCGGCCTGCTGGTGTTCTCGCTGCCGTTCCTGCTGGGCCACCGGGACGCGCCGCCGGCCGCGACCGCTCCCCCGCTCTCGGTCCGGTCGGTGGCCCGGGGAATGTGGATCAGCCCACGCGACCACCCCGACTTCGCCTGGGCCTTCGGCGGCCGGCTGCTGGTCAACCTCGGCAACGCCTTCGGCACCACCGAGCTGCTGTTCTTCCTGCGCGATGACCTGAAGGTCCCGGACCCCGACTCGCGCCTGGTGCAACTGACCCTGGTCTATCTGGTCTTCACCGTGCTCGCGACCTACCTCGGCGGCATCTGGTCGGACCGCACCGGCCGGCGCCGGGTCTTCGTCGCCGTGGCGTCCTGCCTCCAGGCCGTCGCCGCCCTGCTGCTCGCAGCCCTTCCGTCGTGGGACACCGCGATGGTCGGCGCGGCGCTGCTCGGCGCCGGGTACGGCGCGTTCATGTCGGTCGACCAGGCCCTGATCACGGCGGTGCTGCCCAGCGCCGAGGACCGTGCCAAGGACCTCGGCCTGATGAACATCGGATCGGTGTTGCCCCAGGCGCTGGGTCCGCTGCTGGGCGGGCTCTTCATCACCACGCTGGGCGGATACCCCATGCTCTTCGGCGCAGCAGGCGTGATCACCCTGGCCGGGGCCGCGATGGTCTACCGGATCCGGTCAGTGCGCTGA